The following are encoded in a window of Trichomycterus rosablanca isolate fTriRos1 chromosome 13, fTriRos1.hap1, whole genome shotgun sequence genomic DNA:
- the LOC134325307 gene encoding uncharacterized protein LOC134325307, with translation MWKGPDNKPCLPSYYFPYFAKMAHGVDHCSRGGMVDAVKQQWFVKGFSNYSQTFSKKCLTCLKVNSAGAVQKTHTHPEPDMPFDHLQMDFIELTPCQKKKYVLVIVDMFSKWVEAYPTTHQDTLTVAKILMREIIPRFGIPRKISSDNGPSFVGKILTHISDVIGMPLHKHCAYHPQSAGLVERTNGTIKQKLIKVCQETGLNWVEALPLVCMSLRQRVSSRTKLSPFEIMFGRPPNTGCAPKRDTLALEDDHMQRYCATLCSVLSDVHRRVKESLPSPAVTGHTVQPGDWILTKIYKRANWKADRWQGPFQVLLVTHTAVKIAERDTWIHISHCKKAPTPE, from the coding sequence ATGTGGAAAGGCCCTGATAACAAACCATGTCTACCTTCCTATTACTTTCCTTATTTTGCGAAAATGGCCCATGGTGTGGACCATTGTTCGAGGGGAGGAATGGTAGATGCAGTTAAACAACAGTGGTTTGTTAAAGGCTTCTCAAATTACTCACAAACTTTTTCAAAAAAGTGTTTAACCTGCCTGAAGGTAAATTCAGCAGGTGCAGTTcaaaaaacccacacacatCCAGAACCTGATATGCCATTTGATCACTTACAAATGGATTTCATTGAATTGACACCATGTCAGAAAAAGAAGTATGTGCTTGTGATCGTTGACATGTTCTCCAAATGGGTGGAAGCGTACCCAACAACTCATCAGGACACACTAACGGTAGCAAAAATCCTGATGAGAGAGATTATTCCTAGATTTGGTATTCCTAGGAAAATATCCTCGGACAATGGACCCTCCTTTGTGGGAAAAATCCTGACACACATTAGTGATGTGATTGGCATGCCATTGCACAAACACTGCGCTTATCATCCACAGAGTGCAGGTTTGGTAGAGAGAACAAATGgcacaattaaacaaaaattgATTAAGGTCTGTCAGGAGACAGGGTTAAATTGGGTTGAAGCCCTTCCATTAGTCTGTATGAGTTTGAGACAGAGAGTGTCATCAAGAACAAAACTCTCGCCGTTTGAAATAATGTTCGGACGGCCACCAAACACGGGATGTGCTCCCAAAAGGGACACATTAGCCCTAGAAGACGATCACATGCAAAGATATTGTGCAACGCTGTGTTCTGTGTTGTCTGATGTGCACAGGAGGGTGAAGGAGTCTTTACCTAGTCCGGCAGTGACGGGACACACTGTACAACCAGGAGACTGGATCCTGACTAAGATCTACAAGAGGGCTAACTGGAAAGCTGATCGCTGGCAAGGACCATTCCAGGTGTTGTTGGTTACTCACACTGCAGTAAAGATTGCTGAGAGGGACACCTGGATCCACATCTCACATTGCAAAAAGGCTCCTACTCCAGAGTAA